The Polyangium mundeleinium genome contains the following window.
GAGGAGCCACGTTTCTCCACGCGGCATGCCTTCGAGCGAAGCGACGCCGTCCTCCCCTGCGCGCGCTTCACCTGCGAAGTACGTGGTCCCGCCCTGGATCGAGAACAGCCGCACGACGGCCCCGGGCAGCGGGCGATCGTGCTCGTCGACGATGGCCACGCGCACATCGGCGTCGCGCGCGGTGAGCACCGCGGGAAGCGCGGGCGCCTGCATGGCGAGGTCGAACGGCGAGAGCCGCGTATCGAAGAGACCCGCCACGTAGAGCAGGCTCACGAGCGTCGCGAGCAGCGCGACGAGCCGCGCGTATCGCGACGGCTTCGGAGCGGGGGGCGGGGTGCTCACGTTGTTCGGTGCTAGCGCGCATGGCGCGAGGGGACCAGCGGCAAGGGCCGGTCGTCAAAGGCCGATCCCGCGCGCGTGTGGTCAGTCCTCTGCCCAGGGATCGAGGATGCGAACTCCCGTGCGACCGATGTCGGTCTCGTTCCGATGACCTCCAACCTGGTCACCCAGGTCGATCGACCCCCTCCACCCCGTCCGCGACCGGCTCGAACAGGTCGATCGACCCCCTCCACCCCGTCCGCGACCGGCTCGAACAGGTCGATCGACCCCCTCCACCCCGTCCGCGACCGGCTCGAACAGGTCGATCGACCCCCTCCACCCCGTCCGCGACCGGCTCGAACAGGTCGATCGACCCCCTCCACCCCGTCCGCAACCGGTTCCAGAAGGTCGATCGACCCCCTACCGCGCGTTCACCTCATCGACGACCGCCAAGATCTCCTCGTCCGAGAGGATGTGGCTCGACCCTTTGGCCTTCTTCAGGATCGCCTCCACGAGCTCCTTCGACGGCTCGATCCTCCGCTGCCGCAACCAGAAATTCACGTTGGAGGCGCCCGACATGTACCCCACGCAGATCTCCTGCTTCCGTCCGAACATGCCCGCCGGCACGCCCGAGTAGATCCGGTCTGCGAGCCACGCGTCGCCCTTGCCTTGCGCCTTGATGATCGCCGCTGCGTGCACGCCCGTCGCCGTGCGGAACGCGTCGCGGCCGACGAGCGGGTAGTTGATCGGGATCTGCCAGCCCACCGCCTCCGCCGCCGTGTTGCAGTACTCCAGCATGTGCGTGAGGTCCTGGTGCTCCAGGAGCCCGAGGAGCTTCAGGTTGAGCAGGATCAGCTCCATCGCCGCGTTCCCCACGCGCTCGCCGATCCCGAGCGCCGTCCCGTGCACCCGATCCGCCCCGAACTCCAGCGCCCACAGCGCGTTCTCCAGCGCGAGCCCCCGATCGTTGTGCCCGTGCCAGTCGATGCGGACCTTTCCGTCCGCGCCATGGCCCGCGATGATCGCCTTCGTGAACGAGATCAGGTTGCGCACGCCGTCCGGCGTCGCGTGACCCACGGTGTCGCAGAGGCACAGCCTCGATGCGCCGTGGTCGATCGCCATCTTGAACAACGTCGCCAGCATGTCTGGCCGCGAGCGCGTCGTGTCTTCCGTCACGTAGGCGACGGGCAGGCCTGCCTTCACCGCCACGTCGATCGCCTCGGCGCTGCGCTTGACGATCGTGTCGAGGTCCCAGTCCTCGGCGAGCTGGCGGATCGGGCTCGATCCGATGAAACAGTAGACTTCCACGGGGATCCCCGCGCGCTGGGAGATCTCGATCATCGGCGTGATGTCGGAGACCACGGTGCGACCTGCACACGCCACGCCGAGCGGCAGGCGGTTGTCCGTGATCTCGCGGCACATGCGCAGGACGTCGTCGAAGGCGCGCTTCGAGCTACCGGGCAGGCCGATGTCCGCGACGTGGATGC
Protein-coding sequences here:
- a CDS encoding LeuA family protein yields the protein MSATPDFRSDDLIYDWNEIGRKGRLIPRDVTFFDETLRDGLQNPSVADPNIEQKLKLIHLMSKIGIHVADIGLPGSSKRAFDDVLRMCREITDNRLPLGVACAGRTVVSDITPMIEISQRAGIPVEVYCFIGSSPIRQLAEDWDLDTIVKRSAEAIDVAVKAGLPVAYVTEDTTRSRPDMLATLFKMAIDHGASRLCLCDTVGHATPDGVRNLISFTKAIIAGHGADGKVRIDWHGHNDRGLALENALWALEFGADRVHGTALGIGERVGNAAMELILLNLKLLGLLEHQDLTHMLEYCNTAAEAVGWQIPINYPLVGRDAFRTATGVHAAAIIKAQGKGDAWLADRIYSGVPAGMFGRKQEICVGYMSGASNVNFWLRQRRIEPSKELVEAILKKAKGSSHILSDEEILAVVDEVNAR